In a genomic window of Croceibacterium sp. TMG7-5b_MA50:
- a CDS encoding protein ImuA, with protein sequence MSGEKRERPVLPFGIDRVDGRLADGGMRLDALHEVSCRGQGWGDDAAAVLFAAGIAARSQGEVLWVVRGRDLFAPGLYQAGLAPARVIYAEARDDAELLALLEEGLRHRGLGAVVGEARRLPMAQARRLQLAAEGGGTIALLLRRPARNGADPLAAPSAAVTRWRVAHAPSLPVPWDGLGRACWHLQCVRQRGGDPFELVVEGSDEAGRLALPAQLVDRPAAQVGAPARAAVG encoded by the coding sequence ATCTCCGGCGAGAAGCGGGAGCGGCCGGTCCTGCCGTTCGGGATCGACCGGGTTGATGGCCGGCTGGCGGATGGCGGCATGCGGCTCGACGCGCTGCACGAGGTGTCGTGCCGTGGGCAGGGGTGGGGGGATGACGCGGCGGCCGTGCTGTTCGCCGCCGGGATCGCCGCCCGTTCGCAGGGCGAGGTGCTGTGGGTGGTGCGCGGGCGGGACCTGTTCGCACCCGGCCTGTACCAGGCGGGCCTTGCCCCGGCGCGGGTGATCTATGCCGAGGCACGCGACGATGCCGAATTGCTCGCGCTGCTGGAGGAAGGGCTGCGGCATCGCGGCCTCGGCGCCGTGGTGGGGGAGGCGCGCCGGCTGCCCATGGCGCAGGCCCGGCGGCTGCAACTGGCGGCGGAAGGTGGCGGGACGATTGCCCTGCTGCTGCGCCGCCCGGCCCGCAATGGCGCCGACCCGCTGGCCGCACCATCCGCCGCGGTGACCCGCTGGCGCGTGGCCCATGCCCCATCCTTGCCCGTGCCGTGGGACGGCCTGGGCCGGGCATGCTGGCACCTGCAATGCGTCCGCCAGCGCGGCGGCGATCCGTTCGAACTGGTGGTGGAGGGATCGGATGAAGCGGGTCGCCTCGCTCTACCTGCCCAGCTGGTCGATCGACCGGCTGCGCAGGTCGGAGCGCCGGCACGCGCCGCCGTCGGCTGA
- a CDS encoding DUF5597 domain-containing protein has protein sequence MLALTFVIVATAQAHAQADLPRLERRGEATQLIVDGAPYLILGGETANSSTSDLTYMETVWPRLKAMNLNTVLVPVAWETIEPQEGRFDWRNLDGMLAAARQHDLKLVLLWFGSWKNTFSSYAPGWVKRDQSRFPRVELSDGRGTERLSPFSAGVREADARAYAALMRHLRQVDGVRQTVLMVQVENEVGVIPQSRDHSAVAEAAFAGPVPSALTTHLAANRTTLNPDLRTAWEAAGGRMEGTWQEVFGSGSMTDSLFMAWHYATFVEVVTAAGKGEYALPMFTNAALIRPNYEPGQYNSGGPLPHAIDIWQVGAPSLDFVSPDIYFDDFGTWAAQYARPDNPLFVPEARGGPDGAANALYAYGSLRAIGFSPFGIDGAAAPPAAGDASIGVGTGNADDRAIAGLYARLAPLAPLLLQKQAEGQAHTLIMEGAAQRAGRMRLGDYTVNIVRAEGADGRVDPNSRVAAMFLQTGPDSFTVVGSGDAVVTFTADTPGPAIVGLDSIDELVLRDGRLVRGRRLNGDENGQGQVLRLHARDGAEGRVHEVKLYRYR, from the coding sequence TGACCTCACCTACATGGAAACGGTCTGGCCACGGCTGAAGGCGATGAACCTCAACACCGTGCTCGTGCCGGTGGCATGGGAGACGATCGAGCCGCAGGAGGGGCGGTTCGACTGGCGCAACCTGGACGGCATGCTAGCGGCAGCGCGGCAGCATGACCTGAAGCTGGTGCTGCTGTGGTTCGGATCGTGGAAGAACACCTTCTCCTCCTACGCGCCCGGCTGGGTCAAGCGGGACCAGTCCCGCTTCCCGCGCGTGGAACTGAGCGACGGCCGCGGGACGGAACGGCTGTCGCCATTCAGTGCGGGGGTGCGCGAGGCGGATGCCCGCGCCTATGCGGCGCTGATGCGGCACCTGCGGCAGGTGGATGGCGTGCGGCAGACCGTCCTGATGGTGCAGGTGGAGAACGAGGTCGGCGTGATCCCGCAATCGCGCGACCATTCCGCCGTGGCGGAGGCGGCCTTTGCCGGACCTGTCCCTTCCGCCTTGACCACTCACCTGGCGGCGAACCGCACGACGCTGAACCCCGACCTGCGCACCGCGTGGGAGGCCGCCGGCGGACGGATGGAGGGTACCTGGCAGGAGGTGTTCGGCAGCGGGTCGATGACCGACAGCCTGTTCATGGCCTGGCACTACGCCACCTTCGTGGAAGTGGTGACCGCCGCCGGGAAGGGCGAATACGCGCTGCCCATGTTCACCAATGCCGCGCTGATCCGGCCCAATTACGAGCCCGGCCAGTACAATTCGGGCGGACCCCTGCCGCATGCGATCGACATCTGGCAGGTCGGCGCGCCCTCGCTCGATTTCGTGTCGCCTGACATCTATTTCGACGATTTCGGAACCTGGGCGGCGCAATATGCCCGCCCCGACAACCCGCTGTTCGTGCCGGAGGCGCGTGGCGGGCCGGACGGGGCGGCGAACGCGCTCTATGCCTATGGCTCGCTGCGGGCGATCGGCTTCTCGCCCTTCGGCATAGATGGCGCGGCGGCCCCGCCGGCGGCGGGCGATGCCAGCATCGGCGTGGGCACCGGCAATGCGGACGACCGCGCGATCGCCGGCCTCTATGCCCGGCTGGCGCCGCTCGCGCCGCTGCTGCTGCAGAAGCAGGCCGAGGGGCAGGCCCATACGCTCATCATGGAGGGTGCCGCGCAGCGCGCCGGGCGCATGCGGCTGGGTGATTACACGGTCAACATAGTGCGCGCGGAAGGTGCGGACGGGCGGGTCGATCCGAACAGCCGGGTCGCCGCCATGTTCCTGCAGACCGGACCCGACAGCTTCACCGTGGTGGGCAGCGGCGATGCCGTGGTCACCTTCACCGCCGATACGCCCGGACCAGCCATCGTGGGGCTGGACAGCATCGATGAACTGGTACTGCGTGACGGACGGCTGGTACGGGGGCGGCGGCTGAACGGCGACGAGAACGGGCAGGGCCAGGTGCTGCGGCTGCACGCCCGCGACGGGGCTGAGGGCCGGGTGCACGAGGTGAAGCTGTACCGTTATCGGTAA